The following proteins are co-located in the Microbulbifer sp. VAAF005 genome:
- a CDS encoding efflux RND transporter periplasmic adaptor subunit translates to MIENPEDIWTTDLMVQADVVTNESPASLVVENQALQPFRNWTVVFVKVGDAYEIRPLELGRTDGRVTEVLSGLNPGDRYVTENSYLIKADIEKSGAAHHH, encoded by the coding sequence ATGATTGAGAATCCAGAGGACATTTGGACAACAGACCTGATGGTTCAAGCTGATGTGGTCACCAATGAGAGTCCTGCGTCTTTAGTGGTGGAAAATCAAGCGCTGCAACCCTTCCGCAATTGGACCGTTGTGTTTGTAAAAGTAGGGGATGCTTATGAGATTCGCCCACTGGAACTTGGGCGGACCGATGGCAGGGTTACAGAGGTATTAAGTGGACTCAACCCTGGAGACCGCTACGTCACTGAAAACAGTTACTTAATCAAGGCGGATATAGAGAAATCCGGCGCTGCTCACCACCATTAA